A stretch of the Porifericola rhodea genome encodes the following:
- a CDS encoding aldo/keto reductase: protein MNYRRLGKTNFSISEVSLGTWQVGGKWGEDFNNTSADKIINNAIDQGVNFIDTADVYSDGLSEQAVSRVVKTRSEEVYIATKCGRRTQPHTAEAYSPEKLVSFVEDSLQNMQMETLDLIQFHCPPSEIYDRPEYFETFERLKEQGKIRHLGVSVETVDEALKAITYPNVASVQIIFNMFRLKPAEVFFQTAAQNDVGIIVRVPLASGLLTGKFNKQTSFEEGDHRNFNRNGEAFDKGETFSGVDYEIGLQAVSDLQEIFKDRDATLTDIALRWVLMHNEVSTVIAGASRPEQILQNVKASEHAALNKNEMDQVQAVYDKYFRAEVHSQW from the coding sequence ATGAATTACAGAAGATTAGGTAAAACAAACTTTAGCATTTCAGAAGTTTCATTAGGCACCTGGCAAGTAGGTGGTAAGTGGGGAGAGGATTTTAATAACACAAGCGCTGACAAAATCATCAATAATGCTATAGACCAGGGTGTTAACTTTATAGATACCGCTGATGTTTATTCTGATGGTTTGAGCGAGCAAGCAGTTTCCCGTGTGGTCAAAACCCGCTCAGAAGAAGTTTACATCGCTACTAAATGTGGAAGAAGAACTCAACCTCATACAGCAGAGGCATATTCTCCTGAAAAGTTGGTCAGTTTTGTAGAAGATAGCTTACAGAATATGCAAATGGAAACCCTGGACCTGATACAGTTCCATTGCCCTCCTTCAGAAATCTACGACCGTCCCGAGTATTTTGAGACATTTGAGAGGCTAAAGGAGCAAGGAAAAATACGTCATCTGGGAGTGAGTGTAGAAACAGTAGATGAAGCTCTAAAAGCTATTACTTACCCTAATGTTGCAAGCGTGCAGATTATATTTAATATGTTTCGTTTAAAGCCTGCTGAGGTGTTTTTTCAGACTGCGGCGCAAAATGATGTAGGAATTATAGTGAGGGTACCTTTAGCCAGCGGCTTACTGACGGGCAAATTTAACAAACAAACTAGTTTTGAAGAAGGCGACCACCGTAACTTTAACCGTAATGGTGAAGCTTTTGATAAAGGAGAAACATTTTCGGGAGTGGATTATGAAATAGGACTACAGGCTGTTAGTGACCTACAGGAGATATTTAAAGATAGAGATGCGACTCTTACCGATATAGCCCTCCGTTGGGTACTCATGCATAATGAAGTAAGTACAGTAATAGCCGGAGCCTCACGGCCAGAGCAGATCTTACAAAATGTTAAAGCCAGCGAGCATGCCGCACTCAACAAAAATGAGATGGATCAGGTACAAGCTGTATACGATAAGTACTTCAGAGCTGAGGTACATTCTCAATGGTGA
- the rimK gene encoding 30S ribosomal protein S6--L-glutamate ligase produces the protein MKIAVLSRNENLYSTQSLIKAGEERGHQVEVVDHLKCNIIIEEEKPTVFYKGRYLDDIDAIIPRIGASVTFYGSAVVRQFEMMKVFSAVESQALIRSRDKLRSLQVLSRAGLGLPKTVFTNYAKETDEILSEVGGAPVIIKLLEGTQGLGVVLAENKKAAKSVIEAFHGLKARIIVQEFIGESKGADIRAFVVDGEVVGAMKRTAKEGEFRSNLHRGGKAEIIELSKEEERTAVQAARKMGLGVAGVDILQSNRGPLIIEVNSSPGLEGIEKATGVDVGGKIIEYLERNTGK, from the coding sequence ATGAAAATTGCCGTACTGTCACGCAATGAAAATTTGTATTCTACACAAAGCCTGATTAAAGCTGGAGAGGAGAGAGGCCATCAGGTAGAGGTGGTGGATCACCTCAAATGCAACATTATCATTGAAGAAGAAAAACCTACTGTTTTTTATAAAGGCCGATATCTGGATGATATTGATGCCATAATACCTCGTATTGGCGCTTCTGTTACCTTTTACGGAAGTGCAGTTGTGCGCCAGTTTGAGATGATGAAAGTATTTAGTGCGGTAGAGTCTCAGGCGCTTATACGTTCTCGTGATAAACTAAGAAGCTTGCAGGTACTCTCTCGTGCGGGGCTGGGTTTACCAAAAACAGTATTTACCAACTATGCAAAAGAAACTGACGAAATCCTGAGTGAAGTGGGCGGTGCTCCGGTAATTATTAAGCTGCTGGAGGGTACTCAAGGTCTGGGTGTAGTTTTAGCCGAAAATAAAAAAGCAGCTAAATCTGTTATTGAAGCATTTCATGGTCTTAAAGCCAGAATTATAGTACAGGAATTTATTGGAGAGTCAAAAGGTGCCGATATACGTGCGTTTGTTGTGGATGGTGAAGTTGTTGGTGCTATGAAACGTACGGCCAAGGAAGGTGAATTTCGCTCTAATCTTCACCGTGGAGGCAAGGCTGAAATCATTGAACTTAGTAAAGAAGAAGAACGTACTGCTGTACAGGCAGCACGTAAAATGGGACTTGGCGTAGCAGGTGTGGATATTCTTCAATCTAATCGTGGTCCTTTAATTATTGAAGTTAATTCATCTCCCGGGTTGGAAGGAATAGAAAAGGCTACCGGTGTAGATGTTGGCGGTAAAATTATAGAGTATTTAGAAAGAAATACTGGCAAATAA
- a CDS encoding ATP-dependent zinc protease family protein, with amino-acid sequence MKKREKKIIGTRDHVDLPEFDLFDLPCKIDTGAETSAIHCHSVRLIEINGVECISFRLLDPSHEAYNNHEFHTSNFKEKKIRNSFGISEYRFSIKCQVVLFGEKFIADFTLADRVRMRYPILLGKRLLKNRFLVDVSKVDLSYKLKKEKEG; translated from the coding sequence ATGAAAAAGAGAGAGAAAAAAATTATTGGAACAAGAGATCATGTAGATTTACCAGAATTTGACCTATTTGACTTACCCTGTAAAATAGATACCGGAGCAGAAACTTCAGCTATACACTGCCATAGTGTTCGCCTGATTGAGATTAATGGAGTAGAATGTATTTCTTTCCGTTTACTGGACCCCTCTCATGAGGCATATAATAATCACGAGTTTCATACGTCTAACTTTAAAGAAAAAAAGATCAGAAACTCTTTTGGAATTTCTGAGTACAGGTTCTCTATCAAATGTCAGGTAGTGCTTTTTGGCGAAAAGTTTATCGCTGACTTTACTTTAGCAGACAGGGTACGTATGCGCTACCCTATTCTACTCGGAAAAAGACTACTTAAAAATCGCTTTCTTGTAGATGTAAGCAAGGTAGACTTATCTTACAAGCTTAAGAAAGAGAAGGAAGGCTAA
- a CDS encoding serine hydrolase domain-containing protein gives MKLTVNCFFLLFGFILLISACQVKESQSKQEDIELTQLKNEIDCESLYDTAYAQWVSNKAQSIDSFFTAKYERGQFNGTILFADGDHVIIKKAYGYADLKEKDSLHLHSAFQLASVSKPLTALAVVWLKEKGLLSFEDSVQQYFPDFPYDGITVRMLLTHRSGLPNYMYFADEYWPDRKIPISNDDVLCLMKTYHPDIYYIPDYRYNYSNTNYSLLASIVEKVTDMRFGQFMESFIFDPLNMQDSYVYDKAYTPEMEHQTTGYHNRRVAEDTYLNGVTGDKGIYASVEDLYKLDQALYRETFLSQKSLTEAYLAAHPELYAHDNYGLGWRINEQEDCSKIVFHSGWWKGFRTHFIRLLDKKQTIIVLANTNRSRFFNTRDLLALMDE, from the coding sequence ATGAAACTAACAGTAAACTGTTTCTTCTTGTTATTCGGCTTCATACTACTAATTTCTGCTTGTCAGGTAAAAGAATCACAGTCAAAACAGGAAGATATAGAGCTTACTCAGCTTAAAAATGAAATTGATTGCGAATCCCTGTATGATACGGCCTATGCTCAATGGGTAAGCAACAAAGCTCAGTCCATAGACTCATTTTTTACTGCAAAATACGAAAGAGGGCAGTTTAATGGCACTATACTTTTTGCTGATGGAGATCATGTCATTATAAAAAAAGCTTACGGTTATGCAGACTTGAAAGAAAAAGACAGTCTACACCTTCATTCTGCTTTTCAGTTAGCATCTGTATCTAAGCCTCTAACAGCCTTAGCAGTGGTATGGCTTAAAGAAAAAGGTCTTCTATCATTTGAAGATTCTGTGCAGCAGTATTTTCCAGACTTTCCTTACGATGGTATTACCGTTAGAATGCTCCTGACCCATCGTTCCGGTTTACCAAATTATATGTACTTCGCAGATGAATACTGGCCTGACCGAAAAATTCCAATCTCTAACGATGATGTACTATGCCTGATGAAAACCTATCACCCAGATATTTACTACATTCCAGATTATCGTTACAATTATAGCAATACCAATTACAGTTTGCTAGCATCTATAGTAGAGAAGGTAACTGACATGCGCTTTGGACAGTTTATGGAAAGCTTCATATTTGACCCTTTAAATATGCAGGATAGCTATGTTTACGATAAAGCCTATACTCCGGAGATGGAACATCAGACAACGGGCTACCACAACCGCAGAGTAGCAGAAGATACATACCTTAATGGGGTAACAGGAGATAAAGGTATTTATGCTAGTGTAGAAGATTTGTATAAGCTAGACCAGGCGCTGTACCGCGAAACTTTTCTCTCCCAAAAAAGCCTGACAGAAGCATATCTAGCGGCTCATCCGGAACTTTATGCACATGACAACTATGGACTGGGCTGGAGAATTAATGAGCAGGAGGACTGTAGTAAAATTGTGTTCCACAGCGGCTGGTGGAAAGGATTCAGAACTCACTTTATTCGTCTGCTGGATAAAAAGCAAACCATAATAGTATTGGCCAATACTAACAGAAGCCGATTCTTCAACACCAGAGATTTGCTGGCACTGATGGATGAATAG
- a CDS encoding DUF2062 domain-containing protein, with amino-acid sequence MRFTDLRSKLKEYLEDILKTNSSPESIAMGFSLATLIAILPTPGFGIFIALFIALIFKKINKVAIMAAFVVWNPLVLAPLYWLSYMLGDLFYKPDPSMHFDIAIFNQLYHYSGKFILGNATLASIFAFASYFITYALAQQYLRKKRLQRIMETRLKRSSAPH; translated from the coding sequence ATGAGATTTACGGACTTGAGAAGCAAACTTAAAGAATATTTAGAAGACATTCTAAAAACAAACAGTAGCCCAGAATCAATAGCTATGGGCTTTTCGCTAGCTACATTAATAGCCATATTACCAACGCCTGGCTTTGGGATATTTATAGCACTGTTTATCGCACTTATTTTTAAAAAAATTAACAAAGTGGCGATTATGGCAGCATTCGTAGTATGGAACCCACTCGTATTGGCTCCTTTGTATTGGCTTAGCTATATGTTAGGAGATCTGTTTTATAAACCTGATCCCTCTATGCATTTTGATATTGCTATTTTTAACCAGCTCTATCATTATTCTGGCAAATTTATTTTAGGAAACGCTACACTAGCCTCCATATTTGCATTTGCATCTTATTTTATTACATACGCTTTAGCGCAACAGTACTTACGTAAAAAAAGGCTACAGCGTATTATGGAAACCCGACTCAAGAGGAGTAGCGCACCACACTGA
- a CDS encoding replication-associated recombination protein A: MNSFFQPLAEELRPKTLDEVIGQQHLTGPQGVLRKMLEGGRLPSIIFWGPPGVGKTTLAQILAQESKAQIFFLSAISAGVKEVRDVIKRAQGLIQNILFIDEIHRFSKSQQDALLGAVEKGQITLIGATTENPSFEVNAALLSRCQVYHLERLSKDEMQQLIKKAIEAKPDVKIVIKEYDALFKLSGGDARRLLNLMELIMRQAEGETEVTNELVTGLAQQKVALYDKEGEQHYDIISAFIKSIRGSDPNAAVYYLARMIEGGEDPKFIARRLLISASEDIGNANPTALVLATNCFQAVSFIGFPEAEIVLSQCATYLAASPKSNASYKAIKQAKVLVRETGDLDVPMHIRNAPTQLMKDEGYGKGYKYAHDYPNNFAYQEFLPEEVKNTKLYDPGQNPRENELRKRLQALWKDKYGY, translated from the coding sequence TTGAATTCATTTTTTCAACCATTAGCTGAGGAACTACGTCCTAAAACACTAGACGAAGTCATCGGTCAACAACATTTGACTGGCCCCCAAGGCGTTTTACGCAAAATGTTAGAAGGAGGTCGTCTTCCATCCATAATTTTTTGGGGTCCTCCCGGTGTAGGTAAAACTACCCTGGCACAGATACTCGCTCAAGAGTCTAAAGCGCAAATTTTCTTCCTAAGTGCCATTAGCGCTGGCGTAAAAGAAGTAAGAGATGTAATAAAAAGAGCTCAGGGCTTAATTCAGAACATACTTTTTATTGATGAGATCCATCGCTTTAGTAAATCTCAGCAAGATGCACTTTTAGGAGCTGTGGAAAAAGGGCAAATTACCTTAATTGGGGCTACTACTGAAAATCCTTCATTTGAAGTTAATGCAGCCTTGCTCTCTCGCTGCCAGGTGTATCATTTAGAGAGACTTTCCAAAGATGAAATGCAGCAACTTATCAAAAAAGCGATAGAAGCTAAACCAGATGTAAAAATCGTTATAAAGGAGTACGATGCGCTTTTCAAGCTTTCTGGTGGCGACGCTCGTCGTTTGCTAAATCTGATGGAACTGATTATGCGACAGGCAGAGGGAGAGACTGAGGTTACCAATGAACTGGTGACCGGTCTGGCTCAACAAAAAGTAGCTTTGTATGATAAAGAAGGAGAGCAGCACTATGATATTATATCTGCCTTTATCAAATCAATTAGAGGAAGTGACCCTAATGCTGCAGTCTACTACCTTGCCCGTATGATAGAGGGGGGAGAAGACCCTAAATTTATAGCAAGACGGCTATTAATTTCTGCATCTGAAGATATAGGCAATGCCAATCCTACTGCTTTAGTGCTGGCTACCAATTGCTTTCAGGCTGTATCTTTTATTGGTTTTCCGGAGGCTGAAATAGTTTTGTCTCAGTGCGCAACCTACCTGGCGGCAAGCCCCAAGAGTAATGCTAGTTATAAAGCTATTAAACAGGCCAAAGTATTAGTTAGAGAAACAGGTGATTTGGATGTGCCTATGCATATCAGAAATGCTCCTACTCAACTTATGAAGGATGAAGGCTATGGCAAAGGCTATAAATACGCTCATGACTACCCGAATAATTTTGCGTATCAGGAGTTTTTGCCGGAAGAAGTTAAAAATACCAAGCTTTACGATCCTGGACAAAACCCACGTGAGAATGAACTAAGAAAAAGGCTACAGGCACTATGGAAGGATAAGTATGGCTATTAG
- a CDS encoding DUF2452 domain-containing protein: MDKKGRKVNLEHIDLEKEKEKTTDNPGTIAFPHTVGGALIKPEDRGKIRGRAVSAMHQQTDRQMKQLYDQMQLLVDQANQLKKRVEVSERIYLAQMNFEPLIGHTYYLYEKKDGQDVLSMIAPEEWGKSMPYNKLLSKATLMADHTWELEK, encoded by the coding sequence TTGGATAAAAAAGGCCGTAAAGTAAATCTTGAGCATATAGACCTGGAAAAAGAAAAGGAGAAAACGACTGATAATCCTGGTACCATTGCTTTTCCTCATACTGTAGGCGGAGCTCTGATTAAGCCTGAAGATAGAGGTAAAATAAGAGGTAGGGCAGTTTCTGCTATGCATCAGCAGACTGATCGGCAAATGAAACAACTTTATGATCAGATGCAGCTCCTTGTAGATCAGGCGAATCAACTAAAGAAAAGGGTAGAAGTATCTGAACGTATTTATCTAGCGCAGATGAATTTTGAACCGCTTATTGGCCATACTTACTATCTATATGAAAAGAAGGATGGTCAGGATGTACTCTCCATGATCGCTCCAGAAGAATGGGGAAAAAGTATGCCCTACAATAAGCTACTTAGTAAGGCTACTCTAATGGCAGATCATACCTGGGAACTGGAAAAATAA